Proteins from one Tetrapisispora phaffii CBS 4417 chromosome 8, complete genome genomic window:
- the TPHA0H03100 gene encoding 2,3-butanediol dehydrogenase, with product MRALAYFGQNDVRFTTDLKEPVISADDELIIAVSYCGICGTDLKEYTEGAIFFPPDGGHNEISGNGLPQAMGHEISGVVEKVGKGCKTFKVGDHVVVEPTGTCKDRYRWPESQNANKPMCSACSIGMTNICAHLALCGAGLESGGFAERLVINEAHVHKIPDHMPLDIGALIQPISVCWHAVKVAHYKKGGSALIIGGGPIGLGTILALKGFGCEYIVLSEPATIRREYAGKMGAKVYDPTGVPFDESVKTLREMGPNGDGFDYTFDCSGLPITLNAAIECCTFRGTAVNVAVWNNKPVEFYPMDITHQEKRYTGSMCYTSEDFEEVIDAFETDKIDIASASHMITNKVPIEDGVDGAIMRLLNDKGHVIKILLTPNNNGELRDRRPVELNV from the coding sequence ATGAGAGCTTTAGCTTACTTCGGTCAAAATGATGTTAGATTCACAACAGATCTAAAAGAACCAGTCATTTCTGCAGATGATGAATTGATCATTGCTGTTTCATATTGTGGTATCTGTGGTACagatttaaaagaatacaCCGAAGGTGCAATTTTTTTCCCACCAGATGGTGGTcataatgaaatttcagGTAATGGTTTACCTCAAGCAATGGGTCATGAAATATCTGGTGTTGTTGAAAAAGTCGGAAAAGGTTGTAAGACTTTTAAAGTAGGCGACCACGTTGTTGTTGAACCAACTGGTACTTGTAAGGATAGATACCGTTGGCCTGAATCCCAAAATGCTAATAAACCAATGTGCAGTGCTTGTTCAATTGGTATGACTAATATTTGTGCTCATTTAGCTTTATGTGGTGCTGGTCTGGAAAGTGGTGGATTTGCTGAAAGATTAGTTATCAACGAAGCTCATGTTCATAAAATCCCAGACCATATGCCATTGGATATTGGTGCTTTAATTCAACCAATTTCGGTTTGTTGGCATGCTGTTAAAGTTGCTCACTACAAGAAAGGTGGGTCTGCTTTGATTATCGGTGGTGGTCCAATTGGTTTAGGTACTATTTTGGCTTTGAAAGGTTTTGGCTGTGaatatattgtattatCCGAACCAGCTACAATCAGAAGAGAATATGCTGGTAAAATGGGTGCCAAGGTTTATGACCCAACTGGTGTGCCATTTGACGAATCTGTGAAAACATTAAGAGAAATGGGTCCAAATGGTGATGGGTTCGACTACACTTTTGATTGTTCTGGTTTACCAATTACTTTAAATGCCGCCATTGAATGTTGTACTTTCAGAGGTACAGCTGTCAATGTGGCCGTCTGGAATAATAAACCAGTCGAATTCTACCCAATGGACATTACACACCAAGAAAAGAGATATACCGGTTCTATGTGTTACACATCTGAAGATTTCGAAGAAGTCATTGATGCTTTTGAAAcagataaaattgatattgCGTCAGCATCTCATATGATTACGAACAAAGTCCCAATTGAAGATGGTGTTGATGGCGCCATCATGAGATTATTAAACGATAAAGGTCAtgttataaaaattttattaacacCAAATAACAACGGTGAGTTACGTGATAGAAGACCAGTAGAGCTGAACGTTTAG
- the TPHA0H03070 gene encoding uncharacterized protein (similar to Saccharomyces cerevisiae GPB2 (YAL056W) and GPB1 (YOR371C); ancestral locus Anc_7.9): MSVKSDELEVGNEEYHIFSPVKYISNSFSVMKHDDIAKRNDSNYLKTIQINNERYLKHYYKSMGMNLLTLKNKGQLSSTTTRVSDSHSSVSPNSSAIDSYNSSAIDKANVYEYIIGNISYYPEKTLLNSFSDIAFDVVATQNEDDTHVNAIESQQIFNSKALYVYFNHFDKLSTLDNIKPSLGFDNNDIWIPAIRSEFRDRLSSKKRDKIESFKGKSCPLFIEGTGYIPPEFDTFGGSTMISSYFGNIKLPSLVYHSTVKVNDQVFLFGGLVPSYKYDEEAPNLKSFRIKDFIKVPPPLIPNIINNPAMVENPFLYSFNPSSNRFEKNDIHGLPPPPLICVKGTKITDRYIFYYGGFELKTTWYMEDDIYYLEKNIYMNPDAYILDILSFTFKKVDIYTIQKHKFGETTIQPRFGHCQIHLQNVDTDNSVYTDSTSSKASSVEAVSNPNISLSKSPRILLLEKNASKHSQKSTKKRPNSRKPYDITMLIFGGYIQKSNQSFMAVNDMWKINIQVMSKGKKGYLIFRDGAEASVIARRKKNTNNTETNKDPWPEPRAFGAYCIPDIYSIKKKTLLNSHLDKYYMDTNMSESNTDAPNSNQNNNEENSYCLSYPIQENINESTLLYHGGANQTHIFGDMWSFNIVEETWQKLPEYARVSSDKREPKVLIELGLVGHTLFTVGNMIVTVGGLLQCDVKKIYCEENASLRKNSYLKHGDALGEEKQDSIPIGASILNIFDINSLCLQGNNVKTMYNADNNTFEYLFQDNSNLQNQLLISIASTPIQINGTILILGGLVAFRTDVNEFYLRGTVLECILPSVSLAS; encoded by the coding sequence ATGAGTGTAAAATCTGATGAATTGGAGGTAGGTAATGAAGAGTATCATATATTCTCCCCTGTTAAATACATATCAAATTCTTTCAGTGTTATGAAACATGATGATATAGCTAAGAGAAATGACTctaattatttgaaaacaatacaaattaataatgaaagaTATTTGAAACATTATTACAAATCAATGGGAATGAACTTATTGACTTTAAAGAATAAGGGACAACTTTCTTCCACGACGACTCGTGTTTCAGATTCACACAGTTCAGTAAGTCCCAATTCAAGCGCTATCGATAGTTATAATTCTTCAGCTATTGATAAAGCGAATGTTTACGAGTATATAATAggaaatatttcatattatCCAGAGAAAACTCTTCTAAACAGCTTTAGCGATATTGCGTTTGATGTTGTGGCGACAcaaaatgaagatgatacACACGTCAATGCTATTGAATCTCAACAGATTTTTAACTCAAAAGCgttatatgtatatttcaATCATTTCGATAAACTATCAACGTTAGATAACATCAAACCAAGCTTAGGctttgataataatgatatatgGATACCTGCTATTAGGTCAGAATTTCGAGATAGATTATCGTCAAAAAAAAGAGATAAAATAGAATCATTTAAAGGTAAAAGTTGCCCTTTATTCATAGAGGGTACCGGATATATACCCCCTGAATTTGATACTTTTGGTGGTAGTACCATGATATCCAGttattttggaaatatcAAGTTACCATCATTAGTTTACCACTCTACCGTTAAAGTAAATGATCaggtttttctttttggtGGCTTAGTACCTTCTTATAAGTATGATGAAGAAGCACCTAATTTGAAAAGCTTCAGAATAAAAGACTTTATAAAGGTACCGCCGCCACTAATCccaaatattatcaacaatCCTGCAATGGTAGAAAATCCATTcttatattcatttaatcCATCCTCAAatagatttgaaaaaaatgacatACATGGTCTACCACCTCCACCATTAATATGTGTAAAGGGAACAAAAATAACTGATAGatacatattttattacGGAGGCTTTGAGTTAAAGACTACTTGGTATATGGAGGATGATATTTACTATctagaaaaaaatatatacatgaaTCCTGATGCATATAttttagatattttatcttttacATTCAAAAAAGTggatatatatactattCAGAAGCATAAATTCGGTGAAACAACGATACAACCACGATTTGGTCACTGTCAAATTCATTTACAAAATGTTGATACAGATAATTCTGTTTACACTGATAGTACTAGTAGCAAAGCTAGTAGTGTGGAAGCAGTTTCAAATCCAAATATTAGTTTGAGTAAGTCGCctagaatattattattggaaAAAAATGCTAGTAAACATAGTCAGAAAAGTACAAAAAAAAGGCCTAACTCAAGAAAACCTTATGATATAACAATGTTGATATTTGGTGGATATATTCAGAAAAGTAATCAGAGTTTTATGGCAGTTAATGATATGtggaaaataaatattcagGTAATGTCAAAAGGCAAGAAGGGTTACTTAATATTTCGAGATGGTGCAGAAGCGTCAGTAATCGCGAGAAGGAAGAAAAACACAAATAATACTGAGACTAATAAGGATCCATGGCCAGAACCTAGGGCCTTTGGAGCATATTGCATACCTGACATTTATTCtatcaaaaagaaaacattgCTCAATTCCCATTTAGACAAGTACTATATGGATACCAATATGAGTGAATCTAACACTGATGCTCCCAATAGTAATCAGAACAATAATGAAGAGAACAGTTACTGCCTGTCATATCCAATCCAAGAAAACATTAATGAATCTACTCTTTTATATCATGGTGGTGCCAATCAGACCCATATTTTTGGAGATATGTGGTCATTTAATATAGTAGAAGAAACCTGGCAAAAGTTGCCTGAGTATGCCCGAGTAAGCAGTGATAAAAGAGAACCCAAAGTCTTAATTGAATTAGGTTTAGTAGGTCATACTTTATTTACTGTCGGCAATATGATTGTAACTGTTGGGGGTTTGTTACAATGCGACGTAAAAAAAATCTACTGTGAGGAGAATGCATCATTGAGGAAGAATTCCTACTTAAAGCATGGCGATGCTTTAGGAGAGGAGAAGCAAGATAGTATTCCAATAGGAGCCTcgatattaaatatttttgacaTAAATAGTCTTTGTCTACAAGGTAACAATGTCAAGACAATGTATAATGCTGATAACAATACGTTCGAATATTTATTCCAAGACAATTCTAATTTgcaaaatcaattattaatCAGTATTGCTTCAACTCCAATACAAATAAATGGAACAATTCTAATACTTGGTGGATTAGTTGCATTCCGTACAGATGTAAACGAGTTTTATTTAAGAGGAACAGTTTTAGAATGTATTCTGCCTTCAGTTAGCTTAGCCAGTTAA
- the ECM1 gene encoding Ecm1p (similar to Saccharomyces cerevisiae ECM1 (YAL059W); ancestral locus Anc_7.4) — translation MAKKIGKNSRAARQAAYELALEPESKSLSELPRVENTNLSNILIRVSAKNEALLDAKIGKKKQTKGKSKATKKLLEQRINDSITSIDKDRLERALHITNKLDGKISKSISRAKYVQTTRKQGWDSINNAVRRELNPVAAEKKLDLENEDKMQDSEIAAEIKDDMNVETYGDAEGWDEERNEKKVADQLQNKNMFDLLPLMEDE, via the coding sequence atgGCTAAAAAGATAGGTAAAAATTCGCGTGCTGCTAGACAAGCAGCTTATGAGCTTGCATTAGAACCTGAATCTAAATCATTATCAGAGCTTCCAAGAGTTGAAAACACAAATTtatctaatattttaattagaGTCTCTGCAAAAAACGAAGCCTTGTTAGATGCCAAAATTGGTAAGAAGAAGCAAACGAAGGGAAAGAGTAAAGCTACGAAAAAACTTTTAGAACAAAGAATCAATGATTCAATCACAAGTATCGATAAGGATAGACTTGAAAGAGCTCTGCATATAACAAACAAATTAGACGGTAAGATATCCAAGTCTATTTCTCGTGCTAAATATGTTCAAACGACAAGAAAACAAGGTTGGGATTCCATTAACAATGCTGTGAGAAGAGAACTCAACCCAGTAGCTGCTGAAAAGAAACTTGActtagaaaatgaagataaaatgCAAGATAGTGAAATAGCAGCTGAAATAAAAGATGACATGAACGTAGAGACCTATGGTGATGCAGAAGGTTGGGATGAAGAACGAAACGAGAAAAAAGTGGCTGATCAACtccaaaacaaaaacatgTTCGACCTTTTACCTCTTATGGAAGATGAATAG
- the CNE1 gene encoding calnexin (similar to Saccharomyces cerevisiae CNE1 (YAL058W); ancestral locus Anc_7.5) translates to MSNIKFLVALLAAASVATVSADKNGSGYKFEHPAIKEHDFKLADDSFFEDFQGYDSEKAFRKKWISSKKKINDRYSDELVEQYPVKWGLEEAYIVPGFVGDKSLVTYTDKGFGMIGTVFKKPIVMEDGDDLVIQYETKIQTALECGGAFIKLLPPIKKSQLKKYGGEDSPTLELIFGPDNCAPYTNEVHLGFRRHNPISNKTELVFFEKAPESRLGEDLKSHLYTLRLNGKTQDFELRFDGEVTFAANLLDEGVFDPPFGGPKMIPDPNAVQPETWDDRKTIPDPSKTKPKTWDDRAVIPDPEAKKPEKWDESIPKYIPDPERTKQPEWWNEEADGEWVAPLITNPSCDTEFGCGEWTAELISNPDYKGLWEQPMIENPDYMGVWEPELIKNPEHYEDSTPSKLSEPVGGILFEFYSGSIDLLFDNIYVGKSIKEAEMIGNATFKAKRELEDKELALGGGVSVPLDNETTQKHKRGDNEDKLKESDGALADLFIAYTKIVPPYLQGLGVGLILVVLVVGAGLIVLTGVNTLKTGDERRTAKATKTAEAKEKEPKENKDEKVETEATSTSVSNAVVEEANETVVEEDEDPEEVELRLRKKMIGISLEIPNQ, encoded by the coding sequence ATGagtaatattaaatttttagttGCTCTCCTTGCAGCAGCCTCTGTTGCTACTGTATCTGCAGACAAAAATGGTTCTGGCTATAAGTTTGAACATCCAGCAATTAAGGAACATGATTTCAAATTAGCAGATGACTCTTTCTTTGAAGATTTCCAAGGTTATGATTCTGAAAAAGCTTTCCGTAAGAAATGGATTTCTtctaaaaaaaaaattaatgacAGATATTCTGATGAATTAGTTGAACAATATCCTGTCAAATGGGGTTTGGAAGAAGCTTACATTGTTCCAGGTTTTGTTGGTGACAAATCTTTAGTCACATATACCGACAAAGGTTTCGGTATGATTGGTACCGTGTTCAAAAAACCAATTGTCATGGAAGATGGTGATGATTTGGTTATCCAGTATGAAACTAAAATTCAAACTGCATTGGAATGTGGTGGTGCATTTATAAAGTTATTACCTccaattaaaaaatctcaactgaaaaaatatgGTGGCGAGGACTCACCAACTTTGGAATTAATTTTTGGACCAGATAACTGTGCTCCATACACTAATGAAGTTCATTTAGGTTTCAGAAGACATAACCCTATTTCCAATAAAACTGAGTTagtattttttgaaaaagcACCAGAATCCAGGCTAGGTGAAGATTTGAAATCTCATCTCTACACATTACGTCTTAATGGTAAGACTCAAGATTTTGAACTTAGATTCGATGGTGAAGTCACTTTTGCTGCCAACTTATTAGATGAAGGTGTCTTTGATCCTCCATTTGGTGGTCCAAAAATGATTCCAGATCCAAATGCAGTTCAACCAGAGACCTGGGACGATAGAAAAACTATTCCAGATCCATCTAAAACAAAACCAAAAACTTGGGATGACCGTGCAGTAATCCCAGATCCAGAAGCCAAGAAACCCGAAAAATGGGATGAAAGTATCCCTAAGTACATTCCCGATCCTGAAAGAACAAAACAACCAGAGTGGTGGAATGAGGAAGCAGACGGTGAATGGGTTGCACCATTAATTACTAACCCATCGTGTGATACTGAGTTCGGTTGTGGTGAATGGACTGCTGAACTAATATCAAATCCAGATTACAAGGGACTTTGGGAACAACCAATGATTGAAAATCCTGATTATATGGGTGTTTGGGAACCTgaattaatcaaaaatcCAGAACATTATGAAGATTCAACACCATCAAAATTATCTGAGCCAGTTGGTGGTATATTATTCGAATTTTACAGTGGTTCTATTGATCTACTTTTCGACAACATCTATGTAGGTAAATCAATCAAAGAAGCTGAAATGATTGGCAATGCCACTTTTAAGGCCAAGAGAGAATTAGAAGATAAGGAACTTGCTTTAGGTGGAGGTGTCAGTGTTCCATTGGACAATGAAACTACTCAAAAACATAAGAGAGGagataatgaagataaattaaaggaatCTGATGGAGCTCTTGCTGACCTATTTATAGCTTATACTAAAATTGTACCACCTTATCTACAAGGTTTAGGTGTTGGTTTAATCTTAGTAGTATTAGTGGTTGGTGCTGGTCTAATTGTTTTAACTGGTGTTAATACTTTGAAGACAGGAGATGAGAGAAGAACTGCAAAAGCTACGAAGACTGCCGAGGCCAAAGAAAAGGAACCTAAGgaaaataaagatgaaaagGTTGAAACTGAGGCTACATCTACTAGTGTTTCGAATGCCGTTGTTGAAGAAGCTAATGAGACAGTAGtggaagaagatgaagacCCTGAAGAAGTTGAGTTGAGATTGAggaaaaaaatgattgGTATTTCACTAGAAATACcaaatcaataa